A single window of Thalassomonas viridans DNA harbors:
- a CDS encoding winged helix-turn-helix transcriptional regulator: protein MSQAKARVLDRIDLMILDVLQKDGRISNVDLAKQVNLSASPCLERVRRLESEGYIERYGAVLSAAKLKYGMSAFIQVTLDRTTADVFNQFREEVVKIKEVAECHMVAGGFDYLLKLRFEDMEAYREILGVIVELPAVSQTHTYVVMENVKRDLGIPVL, encoded by the coding sequence ATGAGCCAAGCTAAAGCCAGGGTATTAGATCGTATCGATTTAATGATTTTAGATGTTTTACAAAAAGACGGCCGTATTTCCAACGTGGATTTAGCCAAACAGGTCAACCTGAGTGCCAGCCCTTGCCTGGAAAGGGTGCGGCGGCTGGAAAGCGAAGGTTATATTGAACGCTACGGCGCCGTACTCAGTGCCGCCAAGCTTAAATACGGCATGTCGGCGTTTATCCAGGTGACCTTAGATCGCACCACGGCGGATGTGTTTAACCAGTTCCGGGAAGAAGTGGTGAAAATCAAAGAGGTGGCGGAATGCCATATGGTGGCGGGGGGCTTTGATTATCTGTTAAAGCTGCGTTTTGAAGACATGGAGGCCTACCGGGAGATCCTCGGGGTGATAGTGGAGTTGCCGGCGGTGTCCCAGACCCATACCTATGTGGTGATGGAAAACGTGAAACGGGATTTGGGCATACCTGTGCTTTAA
- the putA gene encoding bifunctional proline dehydrogenase/L-glutamate gamma-semialdehyde dehydrogenase PutA: MIFNGSLTTENNIRQTIRNHYRADENAVLEHLLPIAEIDVEAKSRAWEYARQLVVNIRKDQVGKGGVDALLNEFSLSSEEGVVLMCLAEALLRVPDADTADSLIRDKLASGDWSSHLGNSDSLFVNASSWGLLLTGKLVNYSDEKKKAQFGLLKKTVGRLGEPVIRKAVRYAMKIMGTQFVMGHTIGSAITRAQDTEAKGYRYSYDMLGEGARTMSDADRYFASYVNAIDAIGTAAKNRGPVNSPGISIKLSAIHPRYEFSHRERVIEELIPRLKKLALAAKAYDIGFTVDAEEADRLDISLDVIEAVFADKDLDGWQGFGIAVQAYQKRGLYVIEWVRELTQKVGRQMMVRLVKGAYWDSEVKETQAEGYPDFPVFTRKPSTDVSYQACARKLLEYRDTIYPQFATHNAYTVATILEMAQELKGFEFQRLHGMGESLYDQVVGGKGVPCRVYAPVGEHADLLAYLVRRLLENGANSSFVNNIVDETIPVESLLQDPVETVQSWQNKYNPQIPQSLDLYGNEYGKKRINSKGVDLTDIDEITAMRTTMDNWFAGRKDLAAQEGEVAVTNPANHNEVLGYIRHADETEMTALVDKAEQAFAAWSATPVTERAQILLNIADALEAHRDELIALCTKEAGKTIPDGVAEVREAVDFCRYYAARAQELLADNTLVSRGVVLCISPWNFPLAIFLGQVSAAIVAGNTVVAKPAEQTSLIALRTIELMVEAGLPEAVVNPVIARGSKVGQHIVPDLRVQAVMFTGSTETGNWISKKLAERTGDPVPLIAETGGQNCMIVDSTALPEQVVDDVISSGFQSAGQRCSALRVLFVQEDVADKIIGMIKGAMKELHLADPAFLSTDVGPVIDKKALGALNEHVDYLQSRGTLHYCCNQPELDAGIGEEQHNFFTPRLYEISDLSVLTKEVFGPIVHVIRYKADQLEQVINQVNGTGFGLTMGIHTRIEEKSRYLASRSRAGNVYVNRNMIGAVVGVQPFGGRGLSGTGPKAGGPLYLTRLVKENVTPAQVNLTPEQEQQLEQAIEKAKTNSARVGQLLNQAKGSEIRWSQIPLNNRISVLRQLLAQLSSNKVVLSQEDQLSQALTEARSQLSAMEKKQEKPQELPGPTGESNILYLEARGTVACLRCQQTPFAFWLISVLTAMASGNCVFALVDDTYLAEAEAIKSLLIQAGMPEGVFQILALGHLPALLADSRLAGAVVDHGSGLKQLSGEILGGRSGAIVPLITATSYNTLLERLVTEKTITIDTTAAGGNASLMTMESNVG; this comes from the coding sequence ATGATTTTTAACGGCTCTTTAACAACCGAAAATAATATCAGACAAACTATCCGCAACCATTACCGCGCCGATGAAAATGCTGTACTTGAACATCTGCTGCCGATCGCAGAAATCGATGTTGAAGCCAAATCCAGAGCCTGGGAATATGCCCGCCAGTTGGTGGTAAATATCCGCAAAGATCAGGTGGGCAAAGGCGGCGTCGACGCCCTGCTCAATGAATTCTCCCTGTCGTCGGAAGAAGGCGTAGTACTTATGTGCCTGGCAGAAGCCCTGCTGCGGGTGCCGGATGCCGATACCGCAGACAGCCTGATCCGCGACAAATTAGCCAGCGGCGACTGGAGCTCGCACTTAGGCAACAGCGACTCCCTGTTTGTCAACGCCTCCTCCTGGGGCCTGCTCTTGACCGGCAAACTGGTTAACTACTCAGACGAAAAGAAAAAGGCCCAGTTCGGCCTGTTAAAGAAAACCGTCGGCCGCCTGGGTGAGCCGGTGATCCGCAAAGCGGTACGCTACGCTATGAAGATCATGGGCACCCAGTTTGTGATGGGGCACACCATAGGCTCGGCCATCACCCGGGCACAGGACACGGAAGCCAAAGGCTACCGTTATTCCTACGACATGCTGGGGGAAGGCGCCCGCACCATGAGCGACGCCGACCGCTATTTTGCCAGTTATGTTAACGCCATAGACGCCATAGGCACGGCGGCGAAAAACCGCGGTCCCGTCAACAGCCCGGGCATTTCCATCAAACTGTCGGCGATCCACCCCAGATACGAATTCTCGCACCGCGAGCGCGTGATCGAAGAGCTGATCCCAAGACTGAAAAAACTGGCGCTGGCGGCCAAGGCCTATGACATCGGCTTTACCGTCGACGCCGAAGAAGCCGACCGTTTAGATATTTCCCTGGACGTGATCGAGGCGGTATTCGCCGATAAAGACCTCGACGGCTGGCAGGGCTTCGGTATCGCGGTACAGGCTTACCAGAAACGCGGCTTATACGTGATTGAATGGGTGCGAGAACTAACCCAGAAAGTTGGCCGCCAGATGATGGTGCGCCTGGTAAAAGGTGCCTACTGGGACAGCGAAGTCAAGGAAACCCAGGCAGAAGGTTACCCCGACTTCCCGGTGTTTACCCGCAAACCGAGCACAGACGTGTCCTACCAGGCCTGCGCCAGGAAGCTGCTGGAATACCGGGACACCATCTACCCGCAATTTGCCACCCATAACGCCTATACCGTGGCCACCATTTTGGAAATGGCACAGGAGCTTAAAGGCTTTGAATTCCAACGCCTGCACGGCATGGGCGAGTCCCTTTATGACCAGGTAGTCGGCGGAAAAGGCGTGCCGTGCCGGGTTTATGCCCCGGTGGGGGAACATGCCGACCTGTTGGCCTACCTGGTACGCCGCCTGCTGGAAAACGGCGCCAACAGCTCTTTCGTTAACAACATAGTAGACGAAACCATCCCGGTAGAATCCCTGCTGCAAGATCCGGTGGAAACCGTACAAAGCTGGCAAAACAAATACAACCCGCAAATCCCCCAGTCACTGGATCTTTACGGTAACGAGTACGGCAAAAAACGCATCAACTCCAAAGGGGTAGATCTCACCGACATCGACGAGATCACCGCAATGCGCACCACCATGGACAACTGGTTTGCCGGCAGAAAAGACCTCGCAGCCCAGGAAGGCGAAGTAGCGGTTACCAACCCCGCCAACCACAACGAAGTGCTGGGATATATCCGCCACGCCGATGAAACGGAAATGACCGCCCTGGTAGACAAAGCAGAACAAGCCTTTGCCGCCTGGTCGGCCACCCCGGTTACAGAGCGGGCGCAGATCCTGCTCAACATTGCCGATGCCCTGGAAGCCCACCGCGACGAACTGATTGCCTTATGTACCAAAGAGGCCGGAAAAACCATTCCCGACGGCGTTGCCGAAGTGCGTGAAGCCGTCGATTTCTGCCGCTATTACGCCGCCCGCGCACAAGAGCTGCTTGCAGACAACACCCTGGTTTCCCGCGGCGTAGTGCTGTGTATCAGCCCGTGGAACTTCCCGCTGGCCATTTTCCTGGGCCAGGTTTCCGCCGCCATAGTGGCCGGTAACACCGTAGTGGCCAAACCCGCCGAACAAACCAGCCTGATCGCCTTAAGAACCATAGAACTTATGGTTGAAGCCGGTCTGCCGGAAGCTGTGGTTAACCCGGTTATCGCCCGCGGCAGCAAGGTAGGCCAGCACATAGTGCCGGATCTGCGCGTCCAGGCAGTGATGTTTACCGGCTCCACCGAAACCGGCAACTGGATCTCGAAAAAACTTGCCGAGCGCACCGGCGATCCCGTGCCCCTGATCGCGGAAACCGGCGGCCAGAACTGCATGATAGTCGACTCCACCGCCCTGCCGGAGCAAGTGGTAGACGACGTGATCTCATCCGGTTTCCAAAGCGCCGGCCAGCGCTGCTCGGCGTTACGGGTATTGTTCGTACAGGAAGATGTCGCCGACAAGATCATCGGCATGATCAAAGGCGCCATGAAAGAGCTGCACTTGGCAGACCCTGCCTTCTTAAGCACGGATGTCGGCCCGGTGATCGACAAAAAAGCCCTGGGGGCCCTGAACGAACACGTAGATTACCTGCAATCGCGCGGCACCCTGCACTACTGCTGCAACCAGCCTGAGCTGGACGCCGGCATAGGGGAAGAGCAGCACAACTTCTTTACCCCGCGCCTGTACGAGATTTCCGACTTGTCGGTACTCACCAAAGAAGTGTTCGGCCCTATCGTACACGTAATCCGCTACAAGGCGGACCAGCTGGAACAGGTGATCAACCAGGTAAACGGCACCGGCTTTGGCTTAACCATGGGCATACACACCCGGATCGAAGAGAAAAGCCGCTACCTGGCCAGCCGCTCGCGTGCCGGTAATGTCTACGTTAACCGCAACATGATAGGCGCCGTGGTCGGGGTACAGCCTTTCGGCGGCCGCGGCTTATCCGGCACCGGCCCTAAAGCCGGCGGCCCGCTGTACCTGACCCGCCTGGTTAAAGAAAATGTTACCCCTGCCCAGGTTAACCTGACCCCGGAGCAGGAGCAGCAACTGGAGCAGGCGATCGAGAAAGCGAAAACCAACTCGGCCCGTGTCGGCCAGCTGTTGAACCAGGCCAAAGGTAGCGAAATCCGCTGGAGCCAAATCCCGCTGAACAACCGCATTTCCGTGTTGCGCCAGCTGCTGGCCCAGCTTTCTTCCAACAAGGTAGTGTTAAGCCAGGAAGACCAGTTGTCCCAGGCATTGACCGAGGCAAGAAGCCAGCTGAGCGCCATGGAGAAAAAACAGGAAAAACCGCAGGAGCTACCGGGACCAACGGGTGAGTCCAATATCTTATACCTGGAAGCCAGGGGCACGGTTGCCTGCCTGCGCTGCCAGCAAACCCCGTTTGCCTTCTGGCTGATCTCGGTATTAACCGCCATGGCCAGCGGCAACTGCGTGTTTGCCCTGGTAGACGACACTTACCTGGCAGAAGCCGAAGCCATCAAGAGCCTGCTGATCCAGGCCGGTATGCCCGAAGGCGTGTTCCAGATACTCGCCCTTGGCCACCTGCCGGCATTGCTGGCAGACAGCCGCCTGGCCGGCGCCGTAGTCGACCACGGCAGCGGCCTGAAACAGCTCAGCGGTGAAATCCTCGGCGGCCGCAGCGGCGCAATCGTACCACTGATCACCGCAACCAGCTATAACACCTTGCTTGAGCGTTTAGTGACGGAAAAAACCATCACGATAGACACCACGGCGGCAGGGGGCAATGCTTCCCTGATGACCATGGAAAGCAATGTTGGCTAA
- a CDS encoding IS4 family transposase, whose translation MNIEQALQTTLEESTRYHTFEKLSEILTPQIIEQGFQQAGIATVRKRRLPLEAVLWSVIGMAMFRKESVWNIANKLDIMLPGKNQLVAPSAMVQARQRLGDESVKQVFNKSAESMYEQQAFETWSGLNLLAVDGVVWRTADTPDNRKAFTSGSNQYGETGFPQIRMVCHMELTSHQLISSEFDNYKTNEMKLAERLIERTPDNSLTMFDKGYYSLGLLNRWHQSGKERHWLIPARPDLQYEIISSVGKNDHIIELKTTMHAQKNFPDVPKTINARLISKTIKGKSYHILTSMTDRLRFPGSEIVELYCHRWEIELGYREIKQTMLDSSYHLRSKRPDMVRQELWGVLLAYNLIRRIMTMAASKAGGIWANQLSFSSCSMAVIQYFSSVSIMSPGNIPMHWEHLLNTLSLFKLPIRREDRKYPRCIKPKPSKYPHKKKNASQLN comes from the coding sequence ATGAACATCGAACAAGCATTACAAACCACCCTTGAAGAGAGCACCCGATACCATACGTTTGAAAAACTGTCTGAAATTCTAACCCCTCAAATTATTGAGCAAGGTTTTCAACAAGCAGGGATAGCTACCGTTCGCAAAAGAAGATTGCCATTAGAAGCTGTTTTGTGGTCGGTTATTGGTATGGCAATGTTTAGAAAGGAATCTGTCTGGAATATCGCTAATAAGCTCGACATCATGCTACCTGGTAAAAATCAACTAGTCGCACCAAGCGCTATGGTACAAGCCAGACAACGTTTAGGTGATGAATCCGTTAAGCAAGTTTTCAATAAATCAGCTGAATCTATGTATGAACAACAAGCGTTTGAAACATGGAGTGGTTTAAATCTATTAGCTGTTGACGGTGTGGTTTGGCGAACAGCTGATACTCCCGATAACCGTAAAGCGTTTACTTCAGGCAGTAACCAATATGGCGAAACGGGATTCCCTCAAATCCGTATGGTATGTCATATGGAATTGACCAGCCATCAATTAATCAGCAGTGAATTTGATAACTATAAAACCAATGAAATGAAGTTGGCTGAACGTTTAATTGAGCGTACCCCAGACAATTCACTGACTATGTTTGATAAAGGTTATTACTCTCTAGGTTTGTTAAATCGCTGGCATCAGAGCGGAAAGGAGCGGCATTGGTTAATCCCTGCAAGACCTGATTTACAATATGAAATCATCTCTTCTGTGGGTAAGAATGATCACATCATCGAACTAAAAACGACTATGCACGCACAGAAGAACTTCCCTGATGTTCCTAAAACAATCAATGCGAGATTAATCAGCAAAACGATAAAAGGTAAAAGTTATCACATATTAACGTCGATGACGGACAGGTTGCGCTTTCCTGGAAGTGAGATTGTTGAGCTATATTGTCATCGCTGGGAGATAGAACTGGGTTATAGAGAAATAAAGCAGACAATGCTTGATAGTTCATATCACTTGAGAAGTAAGCGGCCAGATATGGTTAGGCAAGAGCTATGGGGGGTATTACTCGCGTATAACCTGATCAGGCGTATCATGACTATGGCTGCAAGTAAAGCAGGTGGCATATGGGCTAACCAGCTTAGTTTCTCAAGTTGTTCAATGGCGGTCATTCAATATTTCTCATCGGTATCAATCATGAGTCCTGGAAATATCCCTATGCACTGGGAACACCTGTTAAATACCTTGAGCTTATTTAAATTACCAATAAGACGTGAAGATAGGAAATATCCGAGGTGCATTAAACCGAAACCTTCAAAGTATCCCCATAAAAAGAAAAATGCCAGTCAGCTTAACTGA
- a CDS encoding helix-turn-helix domain-containing protein: MKLLLTESDIQLAFAKYLRNLREQEKLSREALAEKSTVPAATIKKFERTGQISFRQLLLLWQSLDDLQRLFQLIKEQTDKTALPNSIDEILKDGI, from the coding sequence ATGAAACTACTTCTTACCGAAAGCGATATACAGTTAGCATTTGCTAAATATTTGCGAAATTTAAGAGAACAAGAAAAACTCTCTCGTGAAGCCCTGGCTGAGAAAAGCACTGTGCCGGCGGCAACAATAAAGAAATTTGAGCGAACAGGACAGATTTCATTCCGTCAACTGTTATTGCTATGGCAATCATTAGACGACTTGCAGCGGCTTTTCCAACTCATTAAGGAACAAACAGACAAAACTGCTCTTCCAAACTCTATTGATGAGATTTTAAAAGATGGCATTTAA
- a CDS encoding CPBP family intramembrane glutamic endopeptidase, producing MTSVVDNSGCNKDAGLFVSLVKIALWAVALILLPQFILGFAFSVFRGAQQGEALPAEVAAGGLLSVSDLLLLFLVTPLIFVPLLVKATRATGWPERLAFWAVNPVNRKEAGKWLGMGLILWLCSSLLGELLQLPTEQFMLDIKAAVNSFAMLALALTTICIVVPVMEELTFRGWLYSKIQQTKLGDLGALIITSLGFTALHTQYDSAMTLGLILALGLLLGGVRYKTQNTGYAILIHILFNSLSMLALFCFD from the coding sequence ATGACGTCGGTTGTTGATAATTCAGGTTGTAATAAAGATGCCGGGCTTTTTGTCAGCCTGGTTAAAATAGCGCTGTGGGCCGTTGCTCTGATACTTTTACCGCAATTTATTCTAGGCTTTGCGTTTAGTGTTTTTAGGGGGGCTCAGCAGGGGGAGGCTTTACCCGCTGAAGTTGCTGCCGGTGGCTTGTTAAGCGTTTCGGATTTATTACTGCTTTTTCTTGTTACGCCACTTATATTTGTTCCCTTATTGGTTAAAGCAACCAGGGCAACAGGCTGGCCTGAACGGTTAGCCTTTTGGGCTGTAAACCCGGTTAACCGTAAGGAGGCAGGTAAGTGGCTGGGCATGGGGCTTATTCTTTGGCTTTGCAGTTCACTGCTTGGTGAACTGTTACAGCTTCCCACCGAGCAGTTTATGCTTGATATTAAGGCGGCCGTTAACAGCTTTGCTATGCTGGCGCTGGCTTTAACGACCATTTGTATTGTTGTGCCGGTGATGGAAGAGCTGACTTTCCGCGGCTGGCTTTACAGTAAAATACAGCAGACTAAATTAGGGGATTTAGGGGCGTTAATTATAACATCGCTTGGCTTCACGGCACTGCACACCCAATACGATAGTGCGATGACGTTGGGGCTGATTTTGGCCTTAGGTTTGTTGCTCGGAGGAGTTCGTTATAAAACCCAAAATACCGGTTATGCCATTCTGATCCATATTTTGTTTAACAGCTTGTCGATGTTGGCATTATTTTGCTTTGACTGA